One part of the Solanum dulcamara chromosome 3, daSolDulc1.2, whole genome shotgun sequence genome encodes these proteins:
- the LOC129883493 gene encoding LOW QUALITY PROTEIN: ribosomal protein S4, mitochondrial (The sequence of the model RefSeq protein was modified relative to this genomic sequence to represent the inferred CDS: inserted 1 base in 1 codon; substituted 4 bases at 4 genomic stop codons) — MTDSTRYALPTLRFKTYGLLWGIVWNRELTIIQCLILXGLRNKKRSIXRKIYSRKNHNNYIQSQTTQKLSLFHGDLPITEMHRGRERTSYIPFLLNLETRSDVIPARLYFCETIPQPRQLISHQRVSVNTGMANITHFKLSHGDIISFQXNYVRTRTDELKRSVYIKILVDXIIGKFLDHPWRRTKRKWFRLLKTKXGCRLLLQSQFLKKLCSSMQEEDLERTKKFGSEKVYLGSSFAEHNKMKRNLYHFRSLFLFKRRNEKNENIPTRTRSHIVYNSSLYSNLTYCSASPHQFTKKIKIKRIELATHYSEVNHRTTKALVSYGPNIGHIPHDIILKDPNLLLRSGKGRGTNI, encoded by the exons ATGACTGATTCAACAAGATATGCCTTGCCTACATTAAGATTTAAAACTTATGGTCTACTTTGGGGAATTGTTTGGAATAGAGAACTTACAATAATACAATGTCTTATTCTCTGAGGATTGAGGAACAAGAAGAGATCTATTTAGAGAAAGATTTATTCTAGAAAAAATCATAACAATTACATCCAATCACAAACTACACAAAAGTTATCCCTTTTTCATGGAGATTTACCCATAACAGAGATGCACAGAGGAAGAGAACGAACTTCATATATCCCTTTTCTACTCAATCTAGAAACAAGATCGGACGTTATCCCAGCTCGTCTCTATTTTTGTGAAACTATTCCTCAACCAAGGCAGTTGATAAGTCATCAAAGGGTTAGTGTGAATACTGGAATGGCTAACATTACTCATTTTAAACTCTCCCACGGTGATATAATAtcttttcaataaaattatgtGAGAACCCGCACTGATGAATTAAAAAGATCCGTCTATATAAAAATCTTAGTTGATTAAATAATAGGAAAATTCCTGGATCACCCGTGGAGAAGAACTAAAAGAAAATGGTTCCGCCTACTAAAAACTA AGGGGTGCCGCCTACTACTACAATCCCAGTTTTTGAAAAAGTTGTGCTCTTCTATGCAAGAAGAAGACTTAGAAAGAACAAAGAAGTTTGGATCCGAAAAAGTATACTTAGGCAGTTCTTTTGCTGAGCATAACAAAATGAAGAGGAATTTGTATCATTTCAGATCCCTATTCTTATTCAAGAGAAggaatgagaaaaatgaaaatattccTACTCGAACAAGAAGCCATATTGTTTACAACTCTTCTTTATATAGTAATTTGACCTATTGCTCTGCATCACCCCATCAGTTTactaaaaagatcaaaataaaaaggatcGAACTAGCTACTCATTATTCGGAGGTGAATCATAGAACAACAAAAGCTTTGGTATCTTATGGACCTAACATAGGTCATATACCTCACGACATAATATTGAAAGATCCAAACCTTCTTCTTCGAAGCGGAAAGGGACGTGGCACAAACATATAA